The following proteins are encoded in a genomic region of Triticum dicoccoides isolate Atlit2015 ecotype Zavitan chromosome 1B, WEW_v2.0, whole genome shotgun sequence:
- the LOC119350731 gene encoding cytosolic sulfotransferase 5-like yields the protein MGASGDDDMADLVISSLPLETRSEPFLPAVAAARARFEARPSDVLLASFPKSGTTWLKALAIATLHRADHPPRSLDHPLRRRNPHDCVEYLEEAFASSAAEDSDGDVLAALPSPRLLATHVPYTHGVKSVLNPKSVTTEGTGCKIVYVCQDPKDVLVSKWLFTKKRLAFAAVGDNPPKPYTIDEMFELFCDGRCTCGPQWHHVLGYWEASRRQPEKVLFLRYEEMLRDPVGNVRKLAEFMGCAFSGKEEAAGVAEDVVELCSMDTLKNMEVNKNGTQNSVKNEAFFRKGVAGDWSNHMTPEMAARLDKIVEDALQGSGFTFGDTAEST from the exons ATGGGCGCGTCGGGAGACGACGACATGGCCGACCTCGTGATCTCCTCGCTCCCACTCGAGACGCG CTCCGAGCCATTTCTCCCGGCCGTCGCGGCCGCCCGCGCGCGGTTCGAGGCCAGGCCGTCCGACGTCCTTCTCGCCAGCTTCCCCAAGTCCGGCACCACCTGGCTCAAGGCCCTCGCCATCGCCACGCTCCACCGCGCCGACCATCCGCCACGCTCCCTCGACCACCCGCTCCGCCGCCGTAACCCCCACGACTGCGTCGAGTACCTCGAGGAGGCCTTCgcgtcttcggcggcggaggacAGCGACGGTGACGTGCTCGCGGCGCTCCCTTCGCCGCGCCTGCTCGCCACCCACGTGCCGTACACCCACGGAGTGAAGTCTGTTTTGAACCCTAAG AGCGTGACCACCGAGGGCACCGGGTGCAAGATTGTGTACGTCTGCCAAGACCCCAAGGACGTGCTCGTCTCCAAGTGGCTATTCACCAAGAAGAGATTGGCGTTCGCGGCGGTTGGCGACAACCCGCCCAAGCCATACACAATCGATGAGATGTTCGAGCTGTTCTGCGACGGCCGATGCACCTGCGGCCCGCAGTGGCACCACGTCCTCGGCTACTGGGAGGCGAGCCGGAGGCAGCCGGAGAAGGTGCTCTTCCTCCGGTACGAGGAGATGCTCCGTGACCCGGTGGGCAACGTGAGGAAGCTGGCGGAGTTCATGGGGTGTGCGTTCTCTGGGAAGGAGGAAGCGGCGGGGGTCGCGGAGGACGTCGTGGAGCTGTGCAGCATGGACACTCTCAAGAACATGGAGGTGAACAAGAATGGCACGCAAAACAGCGTCAAGAACGAGGCTTTCTTCCGGAAGGGCGTGGCTGGGGACTGGAGCAACCACATGACACCGGAAATGGCGGCACGGCTGGACAAGATTGTTGAGGACGCCCTGCAAGGGTCGGGGTTCACCTTTGGTGATACCGCCGAGTCCACGTGA
- the LOC119349210 gene encoding cytosolic sulfotransferase 17-like, protein MAASPDADDADMAELPLETRCPPTPLRQYGGFWWPEPILPVPGVVAARARFEPRPSDVFLASFPKSGTTWLKALAFAALHRADHPPRAPDHPLRRRNPHDCVEFLEGLFALSPSPVKGGDVFAPHPSPRVIATHIPYSLLSERVTAEGAGCKVVYVCRDPKDAFVSTWMFANKMTEAAAAADNNGDPPPPPAPFTIEDAFELYCHGRSMGGPQWHHVAGYWEASRRRPEKVLFLRYEGMLRDPAGNVRKLAEFMGCAFSGEEEAAGVVRDIVELCSIDALKNLEANKDGGQSYVKNESFFRKGVAGDWSNHMTPAMAVRMDKIVEDALQGSEFTFNAMADR, encoded by the coding sequence ATGGCAGCGTCCCCCGACGCCGATGACGCCGACATGGCCGAGCTGCCGCTGGAGACGCGGTGCCCGCCGACGCCGCTCAGGCAGTACGGCGGCTTCTGGTGGCCCGAGCCGATCCTCCCGGTCCCGGGAGTCGTGGCCGCGCGCGCGCGGTTCGAGCCGAGGCCGTCCGACGTCTTCCTCGCCAGCTTCCCCAAGTCCGGCACCACCTGGCTCAAGGCCCTCGCCTTCGCCGCGCTCCACCGCGCCGACCACCCGCCGCGCGCCCCCGAccacccgctccgccgccgcaaCCCGCACGACTGCGTCGAGTTCCTGGAGGGGCTCTTCGCGCTCTCGCCGTCGCCGGTCAAAGGCGGAGACGTGTTCGCGCCGCACCCTTCGCCGCGCGTCATcgccacccacatcccctactCGCTCCTGTCAGAGCGCGTCACCGCGGAGGGCGCCGGATGCAAGGTCGTGTACGTCTGCCGCGACCCCAAGGACGCCTTCGTCTCCACGTGGATGTTCGCCAACAAGATGacggaggccgccgccgccgccgacaacaATGGCGATCCGCCGCCACCTCCAGCGCCGTTCACGATCGAGGACGCGTTCGAGCTCTACTGCCATGGTCGGTCCATGGGCGGCCCACAGTGGCACCATGTTGCCGGCTATTGGGAGGCGAGCCGGAGGCGGCCCGAGAAGGTGCTCTTCCTCCGGTACGAGGGCATGCTTCGGGACCCGGCGGGCAACGTAAGAAAGCTGGCGGAGTTCATGGGGTGCGCGttctccggcgaggaggaggccgcggGGGTGGTGCGGGACATCGTCGAGCTGTGCAGCATCGACGCCTTGAAGAACCTGGAGGCGAACAAGGACGGTGGTCAATCGTACGTGAAGAACGAGTCCTTCTTCCGGAAGGGGGTCGCCGGGGACTGGAGCAACCACATGACGCCGGCGATGGCTGTGCGGATGGACAAGATTGTCGAGGATGCACTCCAAGGGTCGGAGTTCACCTTCAACGCCATGGCTGACCGGTAG